From a region of the Trichoderma atroviride chromosome 6, complete sequence genome:
- a CDS encoding uncharacterized protein (EggNog:ENOG41~TransMembrane:1 (i52-70o)): MSSRGAVLWAARLHKAPLTKAITRTAPPSIQCCSRQYATATTKSHPKRSKTLPILITTAILGGSLIYYSTTSSKPTLLNADYFAPYTITSREAVSPTSFVFTISPQHHNPSLPYLAPGTSSWRYPQWSVEFKQPQVQIARHYTPLPPLEGEDPSDGSLRFYVRAIGGGEMSHYLSRLRIGHDVWLRGPHVGFDVLARLGSMKKVVFLAGGTGVAPAMQVAQAVLDQSSEAQVDILWAIRKRQELQRGNGPARKRPSWWQFWSTDGNQLVELDSQLQDPSPVARQLKAMKSTYGKRLHIQVAIDDEQTQFRESHVQNAISSGNHQGVSPVATPGCRLHDSSALKLAPEFETPATADDCKCGAGAGKNLFVVSGPDGFVAHYSGPKRWLGGQQIQGPVGGVAGQLQRKYPSLANEWLVLKL, translated from the coding sequence ATGTCAAGCCGGGGAGCCGTCCTCTGGGCGGCAAGGCTTCACAAAGCTCCTCTCACAAAAGCCATAACACGAACAGCACCACCCTCCATACAATGCTGCTCTCGACAATACGCCACGGCCACCACTAAATCCCACCCCAAACGATCAAAAACCCTCCCCAttctcatcaccaccgccatcctCGGCGGCTCCCTCATCTACTACTCCACCACTTCCTCCAAGCCCACGCTCCTCAACGCCGACTACTTCGCCCCTTACACAATCACCTCCCGCGAAGCCGTCTCCCCCACATCATTCGTCTTCACAATCTCGCCTCAGCACCACAACCCTTCTCTGCCATATCTCGCCCCCGGCACATCCTCATGGCGCTACCCCCAGTGGTCCGTCGAGTTCAAGCAGCCTCAAGTCCAAATCGCCCGCCACTacacgccgctgccgcctctCGAGGGCGAGGATCCGTCAGATGGAAGCCTCAGATTCTACGTGCGCGCCATAGGAGGCGGCGAAATGTCCCATTACCTTAGCCGTCTTCGCATAGGTCATGATGTCTGGCTACGAGGACCGCATGTTGGGTTTGATGTCTTGGCAAGACTCGGCAGCATGAAGAAAGTCGTTTTCCTGGCTGGCGGAACAGGCGTCGCCCCGGCAATGCAAGTCGCGCAGGCAGTGTTGGATCAAAGCTCGGAAGCACAGGTGGATATCCTCTGGGCAATCAGAAAGAGACAAGAGCTGCAGCGTGGCAATGGCCCAGCGAGAAAACGGCCATCGTGGTGGCAATTCTGGTCTACAGATGGTAACCAATTGGTAGAATTGGATTCTCAGCTACAAGATCCCAGCCCAGTGGCGCGGCAGCTCAAAGCCATGAAATCAACATACGGCAAGCGGCTGCACATACAAGTCGCCATTGACGACGAGCAAACACAATTCCGCGAGTCGCATGTCCAAAACGCAATCTCATCAGGCAATCACCAGGGTGTCTCACCCGTCGCCACTCCCGGATGCCGTCTGCACGACTCGTCAGCGCTGAAACTGGCACCCGAATTCGAGACACCTGCAACGGCAGATGACTGCAAAtgcggcgctggagctgggaaaAACCTCTTTGTGGTTTCCGGCCCGGATGGCTTTGTTGCTCACTACTCGGGACCCAAGAGGTGGCTTGGAGGACAGCAGATTCAGGGGCCGGTAGGGGGCGTAGCGGGACAGCTTCAGAGAAAGTATCCGAGCCTTGCAAATGAATGGCTCGTACTGAAGTTGTAG
- a CDS encoding uncharacterized protein (EggNog:ENOG41~TransMembrane:1 (o12-33i)) — protein MGDTLVVVKTLVIPAVISLILFLILTFVIVPIWRHYRVRYSQYLPIDAISEHTTGWRYRLTNRLIRIASAPLTWRRNREVASAAVDLEEGEELGEIDDDIRQVLEAIARSRQGIESTRRLSRDLEEGFIDDSDSSDSD, from the exons ATGGGTGACACACTAGTCGTCGTCAAA ACGCTCGTCATCCCCGCCGTCATCtccctcatcctcttcctcatcctcaccttcgtcatcgtcccgATATGGCGCCACTACCGCGTCCGCTACAGCCAGTACCTGCCCATCGACGCAATCTCCGAACACACAACCGGCTGGCGCTACCGCCTCACCAACCGCCTCATCAGAATCGCCAGCGCTCCCCTCACATGGCGGAGGAATAGGGAGGTGGCCTCTGCCGCCGTTGACCtcgaggagggagaagagctgggaGAGATTGACGACGACATCCGGCAGGTACTCGAGGCTATTGCGCGGTCGAGGCAGGGAATTGAAAGCACGAGAAGGCTCAGCCGAGA CCTAGAGGAGGGATTTATCGACGACAGCGACTCCTCAGATTCGGATTGA
- a CDS encoding uncharacterized protein (EggNog:ENOG41) — protein sequence MSMRIIAHPPLRLLLPSSSSLYQIPRAWPSRTNNRLVPAATIASRRSIATRAARPPPFPVVSACPSPTCGCADTPAMPDGLEIDHQNPLKGVMAGYSEHVVVCTGKDDWLSKIEDENSGDNLAADLKELFGRGGKYTDPFHHISVINSSFPSSVPPRKAIQSTSAYLLPSFKYVPFLPRVSFDSVKALAKGFLLPEKLHSAHDGLSPVHRDRLTRKEAFQGLLPGVQDVKDVLVLICGHGGRDLRCGTMGPVLRTEFEEKLEMEGFHVAREAVQVGSLDGEEVRRIEGSSSPEKKVARVGLISHIGGHKFAGNVIIYVPPGFTNDKGEKHALAGCGIWYGRVEPKHVEGLVRETVMEGRVVEDKFRGGIDAQRRILRL from the exons ATGTCGATGCGAATAATTGCCCACCCGCcgttgaggctgctgctgccgtcatcatcgtcgctttACCAGATCCCCAGAGCCTGGCCATCTCGCACCAACAACCGCCTCGTCCCGGCAGCGACAATCGCAAGCCGAAGAAGCATCGCCACAAGAGCTGCGCGGCCGCCTCCGTTCCCCGTCGTGTCTGCCTGTCCGTCGCCGACATGCGGATGCGCCGACACGCCGGCCATGCCAGACGGGCTGGAGATTGACCACCAGAACCCGCTCAAGGGCGTCATGGCTGGGTATTCGGAGCATGTGGTGGTGTGTACGGGCAAGGACGACTGGTTGTCCAAGATTGAGGATGAGAATAGTGGCGATAACCTGGCGGCGGACTTGAAGGAGCTTTTCGGACGAGGGGGGAAGTATACGGAT CCGTTTCACCACATTTCTGTCATCAACTCTTCGTTTCCGAGCTCGGTACCTCCTCGAAAGGCAATCCAGTCGACGTCGGCCTACCTGTTACCGTCCTTCAAATACGTCCCTTTCCTACCGCGCGTGTCATTCGACAGCGTCAAGGCCCTCGCAAAGGGCTTTTTATTACCGGAAAAGCTGCACAGCGCCCACGACGGACTGTCCCCCGTTCACCGCGATCGACTGACGCGAAAAGAGGCATTTCAGGGCCTGTTGCCCGGCGTGCAGGACGTCAAGGAcgtgctggtgctgatatGCGGCCACGGAGGACGAGATTTACGATGCGGCACAATGGGACCTGTGCTGAGGACAGAATTCGAAGAGAAGCTTGAGATGGAAGGGTTCCACGTTGCCAGGGAGGCGGTCCAGGTTGGGAGTCTGGATGGCGAGGAGGTCAGGAGGATAGaagggagcagcagcccggAGAAGAAAGTGGCGAGAGTTGGACTGATTAGCCATATCGGAGGACACAAGTTTGCTGGCAACGTGATCATCTACGTCCCGCCCGGATTTACGAATGACAAGGGCGAGAAGCACGCTTTGGCGGGATGTGGGATTTGGTACGGGAGGGTAGAGCCGAAACATGTGGAGGGACTTGTGCGGGAGACGGTGATGGAGGGACGGGTGGTGGAGGACAAGTTTCGGGGAGGGATTGATGCACAGAGGCGGATATTGAGGTTGTAG
- a CDS encoding uncharacterized protein (TransMembrane:10 (i202-222o228-245i546-564o576-595i1101-1122o1134-1153i1174-1192o1212-1230i1237-1257o1263-1288i)~BUSCO:EOG092D09NC) — protein MPPSPSYQPPESPSNDSDSDLDLDIQELDPISTEPARELQQNPPAEEQRASRIALRNLRMGGLRRTKRDSGYGDLGRNRQDSDELEQQNLIGDHDEARHPWSEAGGSGEDDAPLLGDQGSPSRRPPPTRRFGSIRRLLPSFMSRKKPKDKEPEEQEEDDPLSARMIAVGSIQTSRFPTNIVSNAKYTAFTFLPVTLYNEFSFFFNMYFLLVALSQIIPALRIGYLSTYIAPLAFVLCITMGKEAYDDIDRRRRDNEANSEEYHVLRFSEPGNFTRNSKPRRPLKSETIRRKSRKVQGERHDLTDIQEDNEDGDQPTSVVEEISRKSKDLRVGDVLKLTKGQRVPADVVILQCHSTEGTTTNPSADEATEPEEEETLLAFEEGESSSSAKGKAPEPIPSQNDHANSGPSGETFIRTDQLDGETDWKLRLASPLTQSISLEEFVRLRITAGKPDRKVNEFVGTVELMPTRQAATSQQALADNEGSSDSKSAALSIDNTAWANTVIASQGTTFAAILYTGPQTRSALSTSPSRSKTGLLEYEINSLTKILCALTLALSVILVALEGFEKSGENAWYIKIMRFLVLFSTIVPISLRVNLDMGKSAFSRFIQRDKGIPGAVVRTSTIPEDLGRIEYLLSDKTGTLTQNDMEMKKIHIGTVSYANEAMDEVQSYVRQAFYIQPTTDPASQSVLITPSSAMSNTVNIGATRTRREIGSRVRDAVLALALCHNVTPTSEIEDGKEVTSYQASSPDEIAIVRWTESVGLKLSYRDRKGMMLESTETGRPVVRVRILDVFPFTSEGKRMGIVVEFLENVHDANPGLGNGEIWFYQKGADTVMSPIVAANDWLDEETANMAREGLRTLVVGRKKLSHQQYQEFASQYHEASLSITGRDAGMQRVVSRYLESDLELLGVTGVEDKLQKDVKPSLELLRNAGIKIWMLTGDKVETARCVAISSKLVARGQYIYTVQKLNRKDNAQEHLDFLRSKTDACLLIDGESLALFLTHFRIEFISIAVMLPTVVACRCSPTQKAEVAKLIREYTKKRVCCIGDGGNDVSMIQAADVGVGIVGKEGRQASLAADFSIEQFCHLVKLLVWHGRNSYNRSAKLAQFVIHRGLIIAVCQTMYSIALKFQPEGLYKNWLMVGYATVYTAAPVLSLVLDKDVDEDLANLYPELYKELTSGASLSYRTFFVWVFVSVYQGGMIQGLSQILTEVDGPRMVSVSYTVLVLNELLMVAIEITTWHPIMIFSIVGTFIFYIGSLPFLGDYFDLAFLITWGFVWRVLAIGSISLIPPYAGKLIRRTMKPPSYRKVQNR, from the exons ATGCCTCCTTCACCTTCATACCAGCCGCCCGAGTCTCCGTCCAACGATTCCGACTCcgacctcgacctcgacaTCCAAGAGCTCGACCCCATCTCAACAGAGCCAGCTCgagagctgcagcaaaaCCCCCCGGCTGAAGAACAGAGGGCGTCAAGGATAGCTCTAAGGAACTTGCGTATGGGTGGGCTGCGGCGCACAAAGCGAGATAGTGGATATGGAGACCTCGGTCGGAATCGCCAAGACTCGGACGAGCTTGAGCAACAAAACCTAATAGGAGATCACGATGAAGCTCGGCATCCATGGTCGGAAGCCGGCGGGAGCGGGGAGGACGATGCGCCGTTGCTGGGAGATCAGGGTTCGCCGAGTCGAAGACCGCCGCCAACTAGGCGCTTTGGCTCCATACGTCGACTACTGCCAAGCTTCATGTCAcggaagaagcccaaggacaaggaaccagaagagcaggaagaagacgatccGTTATCTGCACGAATGATTGCAGTGGGCTCCATCCAAACCTCTCGATTCCCGACCAACATTGTTTCCAATGCCAAGTACACGGCGTTTACCTTTCTTCCCGTTACTCTGTACAACGagttttccttcttcttcaacatgTATTTCTTGCTGGTCGCATTATCACAGATAATACCAGCCCTTCGGATCGGTTATTTGTCAACCTATATTGCCCCACTggcttttgttctttgcaTTACCATGGGCAAAGAGGCATACGACGATATTGATAGACGGAGAAGGGATAACGAGGCAAACTCAGAGGAGTACCACGTACTGCGATTTTCAGAACCGGGGAATTTCACCAGAAATAGTAAGCCGCGCAGGCCGTTAAAGTCAGAGACGATCAGGCGCAAATCTCGAAAAGTACAAGGCGAACGTCATGACCTCACCGACATCCAGGAGGATAATGAGGATGGAGATCAGCCGACTTCTGTTGTTGAAGAAATAAGTCGCAAGTCAAAAGACCTGCGAGTTGGAGACGTTCTCAAACTTACCAAAGGGCAGCGAGTTCCAGCTGATGTGGTAATCTTGCAATGTCACTCTACCGAGGGGACTACAACTAACCCATCAGCGGACGAAGCCACCGAGccagaggaggaagagacgcTGCTTGCATTTGAAGAGGGAGAATCTAGCTCTAGCGCCAAAGGAAAAGCACCTGAGCCAATACCATCTCAGAACGATCATGCAAACAGCGGTCCTTCTGGAGAAACATTCATCAGGACTGACCAGTTGGATGGAGAGACGGATTGGAAGCTCAGATTAGCCTCACCGCTAACCCAAAGTATTTCTCTGGAAGAATTTGTCCGCCTACGCATAACAGCTGGCAAACCCGACAGGAAAGTCAACGAATTCGTCGGGACGGTTGAGCTGATGCCCACTAGACAGGCTGCGACCAGCCAGCAAGCCCTGGCTGACAATGAGGGCAGCAGTGATTCCAAGTCGGCTGCGCTCTCCATCGACAATACGGCTTGGGCGAATACCGTCATTGCATCTCAGGGTACCACCTTTGCAGCCATACTATATACTGGTCCGCAAACTCGATCTGCATTGTCTACCTCTCCCTCCCGCTCAAAAACTGGGCTTTTGGAATATGAGATCAACTCGTTAACAAAGATCCTTTGCGCTCTCACCCTTGCCTTGTCCGTCATACTGGTGGCTCTGGAAGGCTTTGAAAAGAGTGGCGAAAACGCTTGGTACATCAAAATTATGCGATTTCTGGTCTTGTTCTCAACCATCGTTCCAATCAGCCTCCGAGTAAATCTGGACATGGGCAAAAGCGCATTTTCACGGTTTATACAGCGAGATAAAGGTATTCCAGGGGCGGTCGTTCGCACGAGCACCATCCCAGAAGATTTGGGGCGAATAGAGTATCTCTTGAGCGACAAAACTGGCACACTAACTCAGAATGACatggaaatgaagaagattCACATCGGAACGGTTTCATATGCCAACGAAGCCATGGACGAAGTCCAGTCATATGTTCGCCAGGCCTTTTATATCCAGCCCACCACCGATCCCGCGTCTCAGAGCGTTCTCATTACTCCATCTTCCGCCATGTCCAACACGGTCAACATAGGAGCTACTCGTACACGGCGAGAAATTGGTTCGCGTGTGCGAGATGCTGTCCTTGCGCTCGCGCTCTGCCACAATGTTACGCCAACGTCAGAGATTGAAGACGGCAAAGAGGTGACCTCGTATCAGGCGTCGTCTCCAGATGAGATTGCAATTGTTCGATGGACCGAATCTGTAGGCCTCAAACTGTCATACCGTGACCGCAAAGGAATGATGCTAGAGTCGACGGAGACTGGAAGGCCTGTTGTCCGTGTACGAATACTTGATGTTTTCCCATTCACATCCGAAGGCAAGCGCATGGGAATCGTCGTTGAATTCCTCGAAAACGTGCACGATGCCAACCCcggccttggcaatggcgagATCTGGTTCTATCAAAAGGGCGCAGACACTGTCATGAGCCCGATTGTGGCGGCAAACGACTGGCTTGACGAAGAGACGGCTAACATGGCGCGCGAGGGATTGAGAACTCTTGTTGTTGGGCGGAAGAAGCTTTCACATCAGCAGTATCAAGAGTTCGCTTCTCAGTACCACGAGGCTTCTCTTTCCATCACAGGACGCGATGCGGGAATGCAGCGGGTTGTCTCGCGCTATCTTGAGAGCGACTTGGAACTGCTGGGTGTGACTGGTGTTGAGGATAAGCTGCAAAAAGACGTCAAGCCCTCGCTGGAACTGCTGCGAAACGCTGGTATCAAAATCTGGATGCTCACTGGTGACAAGGTCGAGACGGCAAGGTGCGTGGCCATTAGCTCGAAGTTGGTCGCACGAGGCCAGTACATCTACACTGTCCAAAAGCTCAACAGAAAGGACAACGCCCAGGAGCATCTGGATTTTTTGCGAAGCAAAACGGATGCCTGCTTGCTGATTGACGGAGAGAGTCTCGCATTGTTCCTGACTCACTTCCGCATCGAGTTTATTTCCATTGCCGTTATGCTACCCACCGTGGTTGCCTGTCGATGCTCGCCCACACAGAAGGCTGAGGTGGCGAAGCTCATCCGCGAGTACACGAAGAAGCGGGTTTGCTGCATTGGCGATGGTGGTAATGATGTTTCCATGATTCAGGCCGCCGACGTGGGAGTTGGTATCGTTGGCAAAGAGGGCCGGCAGGCTAGTTTGGCGGCCGACTTTTCTATTGAGCAGTTTTGCCATCTGGTCAAATTGTTGGTTTGGCATGGGCGAAACAGCTACAACCGCAGTGCAAAACTAGCCCAATTTGTCATTCATCGTGGTCTCATTATTGCGGTCTGCCAAACTATGTATAGCATAGCGTTGAAGTTTCAGCCCGAGGGATTGTACAAG AATTGGTTAATGGTTGGTTATGCCACTGTCTATACTGCGGCTCCCGTCCTATCACTCGTACTAGACAAGGACGTGGATGAGGACCTGGCAAATTTGTACCCCGAGCTTTACAAGGAACTCACTTCTGGCGCTTCTCTGTCCTATCGTACATTCTTCGTGTGGGTATTCGTGTCAGTCTACCAGGGCGGCATGATCCAGGGCCTCTCACAGATCCTCACAGAAGTAGACGGCCCGAGAATGGTTTCCGTCAGCTACACGGTCCTCGTGCTCAACGAGCTTCTCATGGTGGCCATTGAAATCACGACGTGGCACCCCATCATGATTTTCAGCATTGTGGGGACatttatcttttatattGGATCGCTGCCGTTTTTGGGAGACTATTTCGACCTCGCATTTTTAATTACTTG GGGATTTGTCTGGCGCGTGTTGGCCATTGGATCCATCTCTTTGATCCCACCGTATGCAGGAAAGTTAATTAGGAGGACGATGAAGCCGCCTTCGTATAGAAAGGTGCAGAACAGGTGA
- a CDS encoding uncharacterized protein (EggNog:ENOG41) — protein MPAHMSPKVEPSVENVPKQWRRNSQATAVPSSLEHVGLTTRTQHSTSTNPKHCITGLLFQLALHYTIHHIACPSCLANPVSRQFAMGAITKSIKPDYRFTEAEEKKRAMGAGHSKQSIKDRLQRALRPPWARAKKGSDSELQSEKLEVSVTRTISRGTAPTIRAPSPLAPAETQLAVASGILGKPMPKQPFLSAIKISREPFTMSSTTSRSDISESLRSHNMQSPLEVSPVSDQSTIRPLARQLGNITSSEPTSEHVDNVSPMSQSTVQPLASPLRDIPPLDFTSRYESDAVLCHFCEQPYSDEGEPKVYLPCGHSFGLDCLYRWISNVLSLVIFDELPFAHFRCPYDCISLRHLCGHLVTPYDSPPHPLHTDVSAFAIPSAYEFCRKGRGRKLSRDIKRLRSMEKALVGDPDHLLQRGKRHKILDVLSFHRPPFSTKLLSMVKDSRLKAETDLWHEQRTWWLDEWAKRWWVNIRESWFYTHHPWETEMQIKFLQDLELLGS, from the coding sequence ATGCCTGCCCATATGAGTCCCAAAGTCGAGCCTTCCGTGGAAAATGTGCCCAAACAATGGAGGCGCAATTCTCAGGCAACCGCAGTTCCATCAAGCTTGGAGCACGTTGGACTGACAACCCGAACTCAACATTCCACATCCACAAACCCAAAGCATTGCATAACCGGGCTTTTATTCCAACTTGCTTTACACTATACAATACATCATATTGCCTGTCCATCTTGTCTCGCCAACCCAGTATCTCGTCAATTCGCTATGGGCGCCATCACGAAATCAATCAAGCCGGACTACCGCTTtacagaagcagaagaaaaaaaaagagcaatgGGGGCTGGACATTCAAAGCAGTCGATCAAGGATCGGCTCCAACGAGCATTGAGGCCCCCATGGGCCCGGGCAAAGAAAGGAAGTGACTCAGAGCTACAGTCTGAGAAACTTGAAGTCAGCGTCACCCGGACAATCTCACGGGGGACGGCCCCAACCATCAGAGCGCCGAGTCCATTAGCACCAGCTGAGACGCAGTTGGCGGTTGCATCGGGGATTCTGGGCAAGCCTATGCCGAAACAGCCCTTCTTGAGCGCAATAAAAATTTCTAGAGAGCCGTTTACTATGTCCAGTACAACGTCGAGGTCAGATATTTCAGAGTCTCTCCGTTCTCATAACATGCAGAGCCCCCTTGAGGTCAGTCCGGTGAGCGACCAGAGTACAATTCGGCCTTTGGCACGCCAACTTGGCAATATTACATCGTCGGAGCCAACGTCTGAACATGTCGACAACGTCAGTCCGATGAGTCAGAGTACAGTTCAACCTTTAGCGAGCCCACTTCGCGATATTCCACCGCTGGATTTCACAAGCAGATACGAGAGCGATGCCGTTCTTTGCCATTTTTGTGAACAACCATACTCGGATGAGGGAGAGCCCAAAGTCTATCTCCCCTGTGGACATTCTTTCGGGCTCGACTGCCTCTATCGATGGATCTCGAATGTGCTTTCTCTAGTTATTTTCGACGAGCTTCCCTTTGCACATTTCAGATGCCCCTACGACTGTATCAGCCTCCGGCACCTCTGTGGCCATCTTGTCACGCCATACGATTCTCCGCCACATCCGTTGCATACCGACGTCTCAGCCTTTGCCATTCCATCAGCCTATGAGTTCTGCAGAAAGGGAAGGGGCAGGAAACTGAGTCGCGATATCAAGCGGCTTCGATCCATGGAGAAAGCTTTGGTGGGAGACCCGGATCACTTGCTTCAGAGAGGGAAGCGGCACAAAATCCTTGACGTGCTTTCTTTCCACCGACCTCCTTTCAGCACCAAGCTATTATCGATGGTAAAAGATTCGAGACTCAAAGCCGAGACAGATCTCTGGCATGAACAAAGGACTTGGTGGCTCGATGAATGGGCGAAGAGATGGTGGGTCAACATTCGAGAGTCTTGGTTTTACACACATCATCCATGGGAGACGGAAATGCAAATAAAGTTTCTGCAGGACCTTGAACTTTTGGGGTCTTGA
- a CDS encoding uncharacterized protein (EggNog:ENOG41), with protein MASADPLNGLKVSISQTKASPPTIIATVKNNNSHLVTIAEYQSPFDQLILELGNLAIYPGSGCSSSDSDSSGSSSTISEPLDYPTIRLKRAWPPPKETMVTLGPGESQTAEIVLRDPVPLRRLGSSATVKLSGQWMSVWRRRAEDIDEADWDDVSNPDEFSGQYESNSLEISIA; from the coding sequence ATGGCCTCTGCAGATCCCCTCAACGGACTCAAAGTCTCCATCAGCCAGACAAAGGCCTCGCCGCCAaccatcatcgccaccgTCAAGAACAACAACTCGCACCTCGTCACCATTGCCGAGTACCAGTCGCCCTTTGACCAGCTGATCCTCGAGCTGGGCAACCTCGCCATCTACCCGGGCTCcggctgctccagctccgacagcgacagcagcggcagcagcagcaccatcaGCGAGCCGCTCGACTACCCGACGATCCGCCTCAAGCGAGcctggccgccgccaaaggaGACCATGGTGACGCTCGGCCCGGGCGAGAGCCAGACGGCCGAGATTGTGCTCCGCGACCCGGTGCCGCTGCGGCGTCTGGGCTCGTCCGCCACGGTCAAGCTGAGCGGCCAGTGGATGTCCGTCTGGAGGCGCCGCGCCGAGGACATTGACGAGGCGGACTGGGACGATGTTTCGAACCCGGATGAGTTTTCGGGCCAGTATGAGTCCAACAGCTTGGAGATTTCGATTGCTTGA